A window from Chryseobacterium vaccae encodes these proteins:
- a CDS encoding type I restriction endonuclease subunit R, with the protein MTKEQHIEDDLIKQLTEQKYTYRPDIRNRESLERNFKEKFEALNRVKLNDSEFNRLKEEIIQPDEFKAAKLLRNRNTFYREDGTPLQYTLVNIKDWCKNDFEVINQLRMNTEDSNHRYDVILLLNGLPLVQIELKTFEISPRRAMQQIVDYKNDAGNGYKNSLLCFMQLFIVSNRSNTYYFANNRNQHFIFNADEQFLPIYQYANDKNKKITALDKFTSKFLAKCTLGEMISRYMVLVETEQKILVMRPYQIYAVEAIVNCIDENRGNGYIWHTTGSGKTLTSFKTSTLLKSNPNIEKCLFVVDRKDLDRQTRLEFNKFQEGSVEENTNTESLVRRLLSTDYADKVIVTTIQKLGIALDPKNKNNYAERLAPLKEKRVVFIFDECHRSQFGDNHKAIKEFFPNAQLFGFTGTPIFEDNASYKKIDGGEGRYQITEDIFEKQLHAYTITHAIDDKNVLRFHIDYFKADGVAKELITEAGARKAVADAILEKHDGATNQRKFNAVLATASINNAIAYYQLFKELQAERKALDEDYRPLNIACVFSPPAQAIAQSGEANSQKNAADIKQLQEDLIQEAADNKVDPDEKKEALKSIIADYNHQYGTNHSINEFDLYYQDVQARIKSQKYSNQDVPHKDKIDIVIVVDMLLTGFDSQYLNTLYVDKNLKYHGLIQAFSRTNRVLNDTKPYGNIMDFRNQKDSVDTAIVRFSDGDLKQAREIWLVDEAPVVIEKYEDAVSKLSDFMALHGLACKPDEVSNLRGEAARVEFLQKFKEVQRLKTQLEQYTDLDEAQTQQIETVLPEDTLRGFKGMYLETAQQLREAQKGKNKPEESPAEQLDFEFVLFSSSLIDYDYIMSLIAEYTQRDPKKQKMSKEKLISLLSSSANLLEERDLMIAYINQLPLDEALDEQEIREGYQAFKQQQQDAQLIAVATKHEIPLELLKPFVELIMLRKVFDGEKLNDLTEHLDLGWKARAQKELALMEDLVPYLKQLAEGQEIAGLKAYE; encoded by the coding sequence ATGACCAAAGAACAACATATTGAAGATGATTTAATTAAGCAATTAACTGAGCAGAAATATACTTATCGTCCGGATATTAGGAATCGAGAAAGTCTGGAAAGAAACTTCAAAGAAAAGTTTGAAGCACTTAACCGTGTAAAATTAAACGATAGTGAATTCAATCGCTTAAAAGAAGAAATTATACAGCCTGATGAATTTAAGGCTGCTAAATTGTTACGTAATCGTAATACCTTTTATAGAGAAGATGGTACACCTTTGCAATATACTTTAGTCAATATCAAGGATTGGTGTAAAAATGATTTTGAAGTCATCAATCAATTACGGATGAATACCGAAGATAGCAACCACCGTTATGATGTTATTTTACTATTAAATGGATTGCCGTTAGTACAGATAGAACTTAAAACTTTTGAGATTAGCCCGCGAAGAGCTATGCAACAAATCGTGGATTATAAAAACGATGCTGGTAACGGATATAAAAACTCGTTGCTGTGTTTTATGCAATTATTTATCGTGAGTAATCGCAGTAATACGTATTACTTTGCTAATAATCGCAATCAGCATTTTATTTTTAATGCTGATGAGCAATTCTTGCCTATTTATCAATATGCCAATGATAAGAATAAAAAAATAACGGCTTTAGATAAATTTACATCTAAGTTCTTAGCGAAGTGTACGCTTGGTGAAATGATTAGTCGCTATATGGTATTGGTTGAAACGGAGCAAAAGATATTGGTAATGCGTCCTTATCAGATTTATGCAGTTGAAGCCATTGTAAATTGTATTGATGAAAACCGTGGTAATGGATACATATGGCATACCACAGGCTCTGGTAAAACATTAACTTCATTTAAAACATCTACACTATTAAAGAGTAATCCAAACATAGAAAAATGTTTATTTGTGGTAGATCGTAAAGATTTAGACAGACAAACAAGATTGGAGTTTAACAAATTCCAAGAAGGAAGCGTTGAGGAAAATACCAATACAGAAAGTTTAGTCCGTCGTTTATTATCTACCGATTATGCCGATAAAGTTATTGTAACTACTATTCAAAAATTAGGTATTGCTCTCGATCCTAAGAATAAAAATAATTACGCTGAGCGTTTAGCTCCGCTTAAAGAAAAACGTGTAGTATTTATTTTTGATGAATGTCACCGTTCGCAGTTCGGAGATAATCATAAAGCTATAAAAGAGTTTTTCCCAAATGCTCAATTATTTGGGTTTACCGGTACGCCGATTTTTGAAGATAATGCAAGTTATAAAAAAATTGATGGTGGAGAGGGACGTTATCAGATTACCGAAGATATATTCGAGAAGCAATTACACGCATATACCATTACCCATGCTATTGATGATAAGAACGTTTTACGCTTTCATATTGATTATTTTAAAGCAGATGGCGTTGCAAAAGAATTGATTACCGAAGCGGGCGCTCGTAAAGCGGTAGCTGATGCTATTCTTGAAAAACATGATGGGGCAACCAACCAACGTAAATTTAATGCGGTATTGGCAACGGCTTCAATTAATAATGCCATTGCCTACTATCAATTGTTTAAAGAACTACAAGCAGAACGTAAGGCATTAGATGAAGATTACCGTCCTTTAAATATTGCATGCGTTTTTTCGCCTCCAGCACAAGCAATTGCCCAGAGTGGAGAGGCTAATTCACAGAAGAATGCAGCAGATATTAAGCAGTTGCAAGAAGACTTAATACAAGAAGCGGCAGACAACAAAGTCGATCCTGATGAAAAAAAAGAGGCTTTAAAATCGATTATAGCAGATTACAACCATCAATATGGGACTAATCATAGCATTAACGAGTTCGATTTGTATTACCAAGATGTACAAGCGCGTATCAAAAGTCAAAAATACAGTAACCAAGATGTACCGCATAAAGATAAGATTGATATTGTTATCGTGGTAGATATGTTATTGACAGGCTTTGACTCACAGTATTTAAATACGTTATATGTAGATAAAAATTTAAAATACCACGGCCTAATACAAGCATTTTCTAGAACCAACCGTGTATTGAATGATACCAAGCCGTATGGTAATATCATGGATTTTCGAAATCAAAAGGATTCGGTTGATACTGCAATTGTAAGGTTCTCAGACGGTGATCTAAAACAAGCCCGCGAAATATGGTTGGTGGATGAAGCCCCTGTGGTCATTGAAAAATACGAAGATGCTGTAAGTAAATTAAGCGATTTTATGGCGTTGCATGGTTTAGCTTGTAAACCCGATGAAGTAAGTAACCTGCGAGGTGAAGCTGCGCGTGTGGAATTCTTGCAAAAGTTTAAAGAAGTACAACGATTAAAAACACAGTTGGAACAGTATACTGATTTAGATGAAGCTCAAACGCAACAGATAGAAACGGTATTGCCCGAAGATACCTTGCGTGGTTTTAAGGGAATGTACTTGGAAACGGCTCAGCAATTACGCGAAGCCCAAAAGGGAAAAAATAAGCCAGAGGAATCACCAGCTGAGCAATTGGATTTTGAATTTGTATTATTTTCGTCTTCTTTGATTGATTATGACTATATCATGAGCTTGATTGCCGAATACACACAACGCGATCCTAAAAAGCAAAAAATGTCTAAGGAGAAGCTGATAAGTTTATTGAGCTCTAGCGCGAATTTATTAGAAGAGCGTGATTTGATGATTGCTTATATTAATCAATTACCTTTGGATGAAGCCCTCGATGAGCAAGAGATTCGAGAAGGGTACCAAGCGTTTAAGCAACAACAGCAAGATGCCCAATTAATTGCTGTGGCAACAAAACACGAAATTCCTTTAGAGCTTTTAAAACCTTTTGTAGAATTAATTATGCTAAGAAAGGTATTTGATGGTGAAAAATTAAACGACCTTACCGAACACTTGGATTTAGGATGGAAGGCCCGTGCACAAAAAGAATTGGCATTAATGGAAGATTTAGTGCCCTATTTAAAACAACTGGCCGAAGGGCAAGAAATAGCAGGATTGAAAGCATATGAATAG